In Manis pentadactyla isolate mManPen7 chromosome 3, mManPen7.hap1, whole genome shotgun sequence, a single window of DNA contains:
- the SOHLH1 gene encoding spermatogenesis- and oogenesis-specific basic helix-loop-helix-containing protein 1, whose product MASQGPEPASGGCRAAALGEERVPGRVPGRPRPCLALTPQLLTALLGSSSLACSAQFCEDPGLVTAPVVAEGPRPSLPRNVLSERERRKRISVSCERLRALLPRFDGRREDMASVLEMSVQFLRLAGTLGPGQEQHAVLASTKDVWRTWQRDTVQLALASHPAGAPDAGVGAFGVTMQQDVPCCVSLGEVLSRVAEGLDRPPVLPEPASLVPRPPGPSHPKVPRPLPLWPSRYRLSPSFLVSEEAQGLLGQPGPQAEGTTPATILDSRSVSGGDVEDGTSLLLTANPDWWLGSLEGKQGSGSSRALARSSPLERVEPGSLVDLEPGSQELPDGALELWGSDVGCPSPALQDEVDGIFPDFFAY is encoded by the exons ATGGCGTCTCAGGGCCCCGAGCCCGCCTCCGGGGGGTGCAG AGCCGCGGCCCTGGGGGAGGAGAGGGTTCCGGGCCGAGTTCCTGGGCGACCCAGGCCCTGCCTGGCACTCACGCCCCAGCTGCTCACAGCTCTTCTTGGCAGCAGCTCTTTGGCGTGCAGTGCCCAGTTCTGCGAGGACCCCGGCCTGGTCACGGCCCCTGTGGTGGCCGAGGGCCCCCGCCCCAGCCTCCCGCGGAACGTGCTCAGCGAGAGGGAGCGCAG GAAGCGGATCTCCGTGAGCTGTGAGCGCCTGCGGGCCCTGCTGCCCCGTTTTGATGGCCGACGGGAGGACATGGCCTCAGTCCTGGAGATGTCTGTGCAGTTCCTCCGGCTTGCCGGCACCCTGGGACCTGGCCAGGAGCAGCACGCT GTTCTTGCTTCCACCAAGGACGTGTGGCGCACGTGGCAGCGGGACACTGTGCAGCTGGCCCTGGCGAGCCACCCGGCAGGCGCCCCAGACGCTGGTGTGGGGGCATTCGGCGTGACCAT GCAACAGGACGTCCCCTGCTGTGTGAGCTTGGGTGAGGTCCTGTCAAGGGTGGCCGAGGGGCTGGACCGGCCACCGGTCCTCCCTG AGCCTGCCAGCCTGGTGCCCAGGCCCCCAGGCCCGAGTCACCCCAAGGTCCCAAGGCCCCTCCCGCTCTGGCCTTCCCGCTATCGGCTGTCACCCTCCTTCCTGGTGAGTGAAGAGGCTCAAGGCCTCCTGGGGCAGCCTGGGCCCCAGGCCGAGGGGACCACACCAGCCACAATACTGGACAGCAG GTCCGTGTCCGGTGGTGATGTGGAAGACGGCACCTCCTTGCTGCTGACTGCCAATCCTGACTGGTGGCTGG GGTCCCTGGAGGGCAAACAGGGCAGTGGCTCCTCTCGGGCCCTGGCCAGGAGCAGCCCCCTGGAAAGGGTGGAGCCGGGCTCGCTGGTGGACCTGGAGCCCGGCTCCCAGGAGCTCCCAGATGGCGCCCTGGAGCTGTGGGGCTCAGACGTAGGCTGCCCCAGTCCGGCCCTGCAGGATGAGGTGGACGGCATCTTCCCTGACTTCTTTGCTTACTAG
- the LOC118920283 gene encoding minor allergen Can f 2-like: MQLLLLTVGLALACGLQAQGEDHEQEELDPQGGLLELSGRWHTVALASNNSALIRPSGHFRVFIRRLDVEDGNLHGQILVPQDDQCSELSVTAFKTETTGEFTVEYSGQNHLYLAEMKPTEFLILYVINQYEGTTSLVAGLLVRNPAMRQRLLPVFESVCDGLGLHKDQVMVVEATSDCRRLED, from the exons ATGCAGCTCCTACTTCTGACCGTGGGCCTGGCTCTGGCCTGTGGTCTCCAGGCTCAGGGGGAGGACCATGAGCAGGAAGAGCTGGACCCCCAGGGCGGCCTGCTGGAG CTCTCCGGGAGATGGCACACTGTCGCCCTGGCCTCCAACAACTCGGCTCTGATCAGGCCCAGCGGGCACTTTCGGGTTTTCATCAGGAGACTGGACGTGGAGGATGGCAACCTGCATGGACAGATCCTCGTACC GCAGGACGACCAGTGCAGTGAACTGTCTGTCACCGCATTCAAGACCGAGACCACAGGAGAGTTCACGGTGGAAT ATTCGGGGCAGAACCACCTCTACTTGGCAGAAATGAAGCCCACAGAATTCCTGATTCTCTACGTGATCAACCAGTATGAGGGCACAACCAGCCTGGTGGCTGGCCTGCTGG TCCGGAACCCCGCCATGCGTCAAAGGCTCCTGCCCGTGTTTGAGAGCGTCTGTGACGGCCTTGGCCTCCACAAGGACCAGGTCATGGTTGTGGAAGCCACCA GTGACTGCCGCAGGCTCGAGGACTAG